A stretch of the Eretmochelys imbricata isolate rEreImb1 chromosome 15, rEreImb1.hap1, whole genome shotgun sequence genome encodes the following:
- the DDX54 gene encoding ATP-dependent RNA helicase DDX54: protein MAVGSRSRAGPEPEPEPPAMAPRRRRHPRGREPEPEPGELRLGPTEGSPERPASSKILPAFPTPDYSSDVEPDTREMVRAQNKKKKKSGGFQSMGLSYPVFKGVMKKGYKVPTPIQRRTIPVILDGKDMVAMARTGSGKTACFLIPMFEKLKAHSAQTGARALILSPTRELALQTMKFTKELGKFTGLKTALILGGERMEDQFAALHENPDIIIGTPGRLMHVAVEMNLKLHSVEYVVFDEADRLFEMGFAEQLQEIIARLPESRQTLLFSATLPKLLVEFARAGLTEPVLIRLDVETKLSEQLKLAFFHVRADDKPAVLLHLLRSVVRPQDQTVVFVATKHHAEYLKELLTAQGVNCTHIYSSLDQAARKINIAKFVHGQCAVLIVTDVAARGIDIPMLDNVVNYSFPAKPKLFLHRVGRVARAGRSGIAYSLVASDETPYVFDLHLFLGRSLTLASPHEKPSDRDGVFGRVPQSVIDDEECRLFTDHESSLDLQSLRRVSENAHKQYLKSRPGPSPESVKRVKELDFSLLGIHPLFSSCFGEDELERLKFVDNIKTYRSKATIFEINATNKTLASDVMRAKRSRDRSLITKYQRGQQERRAGAALGGQDPAVPAPEEEEANLQEVFSAVVGRKRKQHQVGEGVRKKQRYEAQRDEEFYIPYRPKDLESERGLSIGGEGSAFEQQASGAVLDLLGDETHNMSKTKQLLKWDRKKKRFVGKTGQEDKKKICTESGRYINSSYKNNLYEKWKKKYKVEEWDSEEEAGSEPRGGKHRRGRGGRRLAPSPGKHGSQQGKVHSELKSKQQILKQRKRVAKQNFLQKGGLKRLKGKNRQRVQELRRTAFGRGAAKKGKMRKRM, encoded by the exons GCATCCAGTAAGATCTTACCAGCCTTTCCAACACCTGATTACTCCTCTGATGTGGAGCCAGACACGAGGGAGATGGTAcgagcacagaacaaaaagaagaagaaatctgGGGGCTTCCAGTCTATGG GCTTGAGTTATCCTGTATTCAAAGGGGTCATGAAGAAAGGCTACAAAGTGCCTACGCCAATCCAGCGAAGG ACTATCCCTGTGATCCTGGATGGGAAAGACATGGTGGCCATGGCAAGGACTGGCAGTGGGAAGACGGCTTGTTTCCTCATCCCCATGTTTGAGAAGCTGAAGGCGCACAGTGCCCAGACGGGAGCACGAGCCCTCATCCTCTCGCCAACCCGCGAGCTTGCCTTGCAGACTATGAAATTCACAAAGGAG CTGGGCAAGTTCACAGGCCTGAAGACTGCGTTGATTCTGGGAGGAGAGAG GATGGAAGACCAGTTTGCAGCTCTGCATGAGAACCCTGATAT AATTATTGGCACCCCCGGGCGTCTGATGCACGTGGCTGTGGAAATGAACCTGAAGCTGCACAGTGTGGAGTACGTGGTGTTTGACGAAGCTGACAG GCTCTTTGAGATGGGGTTTGcggagcagctgcaggagatcATCGCCCGGCTTCCAGAGAGCCGCCAGACCCTGCTTTTCTCTGCCACGCTCCCCAAACTGCTCGTGGAGTTTGCTCGGGCCG GTCTCACTGAGCCAGTGTTGATCCGGTTGGACGTGGAGACAAAGCTCAGTGAGCAGCTCAAG CTGGCCTTCTTCCACGTGCGCGCGGATGACAAGCCGGCCGTGCTGCTGCACCTGCTCAGGAGCGTGGTGAGGCCTCAGGACCAGACAGTCGTCTTCGTGGCCACCAAGCACCATGCGGAGTACCTCAAGGAG ttGCTGACAGCGCAGGGAGTGAACTGCACCCATATCTACAGCTCCCTGGACCAGGCGGCCCGGAAAATCAACATCGCCAAGTTCGTGCATGGCCAGTGTGCAGTGCTGATTGTTACCGATGTGGCTGCCCGTGGCATCGACATCCCCATGCTGGACAATGTTGTCAACTACAGCTTCCCTGCGAAGCCCAAGCTGTTCCTGCACCGTGTCG GCCGTGTGGCCCGCGCTGGCCGCAGTGGTATCGCCTACTCCCTGGTGGCATCGGATGAGACCCCATATGTCTTTGACTTGCACCTGTTCCTGGGGCGCTCGCTCACCCTCGCCAGCCCCCACGAGAAACCCTCAG ACAGAGATGGGGTGTTTGGCAGAGTCCCCCAGAGCGTCATCGACGACGAGGAGTGCCGGCTGTTCACTGACCACGAGAGCTCGCTGGACCTGCAGAGCCTGCGCAGGGTGTCGGAGAACGCACACAAGCAGTACCTGAAGTCCCGGCCTGGCCCCTCGCCCGAATCTGTCAAGAGGGTGAAGGAGCTGGACTTCTCCCTGCTGGGCATCCACCCGCTCTTCA GTTCTTGCTTTGGGGAGGATGAGCTGGAGAGACTGAAGTTCGTGGACAACATTAAAACCTACAGATCCAAAGCA ACCATCTTTGAGATCAACGCCACCAACAAAACCCTGGCCAGTGATGTGATGCGAGCCAAGCGCAGCCGCGACCGCAGCCTCATCACCAAGTAccagagggggcagcaggagagaCGGGCTGGGGCTGCGCTGGGAGGTCAGGACCCAGCAGTCCCTGCccctgaggaggaggaagcaaaCCTCCAG GAAGTGTTCTCCGCCGTGGTGGGCAGGAAGCGGAAGCAGCACCAGGTGGGAGAGGGTGTCAGGAAGAAGCAGCGTTATGAGGCGCAGCGGGACGAGGAGTTCTACATTCCCTACCGGCCCAAGGACTTAGAGAGTGAGCGGGG GCTGAGCATTGGTGGGGAGGGCAGCGCGTTTGAGCAGCAGGCTTCTGGTGCCGTGCTCGACCTTCTGGGGGACGAGACCCACAACATGAGCAAGACCAAGCAGCTGCTCAAGTG ggACCGCAAGAAGAAGCGGTTCGTGGGGAAAACTGGCCAAGAGGACAAGAAGAAAATCTGCACAGAGAGTGGCAGGTACATCAACAGCTCCTACAAGAACAACCT CTATGAGAAGTGGAAGAAGAAATACAAAGTTGAGGAGTGGGACTCCGAGGAGGAGGCGGGGAGCGAGCCAAGAGGCGGGAAGCACCGTAGGGGCAGAG GAGGCAGGCGGCTGGCGCCTTCCCCAGGGAAGCATGGCTCCCAGCAGGGGAAGGTGCACTCGGAGCTGAAGAGCAAGCAGCAGATCCTGAAGCAGAGGAAGAGGGTGGCCAAGCAGAACTTTCTGCAGAAGGGCGGCCTGAAGCGGCTGAAAGGCAAGAACCGGCAGCGGGTGCAGGAGCTGCGCAGGACGGCATTCGGCCGTGGTGCTGCCAAGAAGGGTAAAATGAGGAAAAGGATGTAA